A portion of the Mycobacterium paraseoulense genome contains these proteins:
- a CDS encoding D-alanine--D-alanine ligase family protein: protein MSASGSRVRVAVVFGGRSNEHAISCVSAGSILRNLDPQRFEVVAIGITPEGSWVLTDGDPAALAISDRQLPEVTAQSGTELALPADPRRGGQLVSLSPGAGEVLGSVDVVFPVLHGPYGEDGTIQGLLELAGVPYVGAGVLASAAGMDKEFTKKLFVAEGLPVGAYAVLRPSRSALEPDERERLGLPVFVKPARGGSSIGVTRVSSWEDLPAAVALARRHDPKVIVEAAITGREVECGVLEMPDGTIEASTLGEIRVAGVRGREDSFYDFATKYLDDAAELDVPAKVDDDIADAIRHLAIRAFKAVDCQGLARVDFFLTDDGPVLNEINTMPGFTTISMYPRMWAASGVDYPTLLATMVETALARGVGLR from the coding sequence GTGAGTGCCAGCGGAAGCCGCGTGCGCGTCGCCGTCGTCTTCGGCGGGCGCAGCAACGAGCACGCCATCTCGTGCGTGTCCGCCGGCAGCATCCTGCGCAACCTCGACCCCCAGCGGTTCGAGGTCGTCGCGATCGGCATCACCCCGGAGGGGTCGTGGGTGCTGACCGACGGTGACCCGGCCGCGCTCGCCATCAGCGATCGGCAGCTGCCCGAGGTGACCGCGCAGTCGGGCACCGAACTGGCCCTGCCGGCGGATCCGCGCCGCGGCGGCCAACTGGTCTCGCTGTCGCCCGGGGCCGGCGAAGTGCTGGGCTCCGTCGACGTGGTGTTCCCCGTGCTGCACGGCCCGTACGGGGAAGACGGCACGATCCAGGGGCTGCTGGAGCTGGCCGGGGTGCCCTACGTCGGGGCCGGCGTGCTGGCGAGCGCGGCCGGCATGGACAAGGAATTCACCAAGAAGCTGTTCGTCGCCGAGGGGTTGCCGGTCGGCGCGTACGCGGTGCTGCGCCCGTCGCGGTCGGCCCTGGAACCCGACGAGCGCGAGCGGCTGGGTCTGCCGGTGTTCGTCAAGCCCGCCCGGGGTGGATCGTCGATCGGCGTCACCCGGGTGTCGAGCTGGGAGGACCTGCCCGCGGCCGTCGCGCTTGCGCGCCGGCACGACCCGAAAGTGATCGTCGAGGCGGCGATCACCGGCCGCGAGGTCGAGTGCGGGGTGCTCGAGATGCCCGACGGGACAATCGAAGCCAGCACGTTGGGCGAGATCCGGGTGGCCGGCGTGCGGGGACGCGAGGACTCGTTCTACGACTTCGCCACCAAGTACCTGGACGACGCAGCGGAATTGGACGTGCCGGCCAAGGTGGACGACGACATCGCCGACGCCATCCGGCATCTGGCGATCCGGGCGTTCAAAGCCGTTGACTGCCAGGGCCTGGCCCGGGTCGATTTCTTCCTGACCGACGACGGGCCGGTGCTCAACGAAATCAACACGATGCCCGGGTTCACCACGATCTCGATGTACCCGAGGATGTGGGCGGCCAGCGGTGTGGACTATCCGACCCTGCTGGCGACCATGGTCGAAACGGCGTTGGCCCGTGGGGTGGGCTTGCGCTAA
- a CDS encoding DUF3515 domain-containing protein: MIVAAVAVAVVAIGVILVIAANREAPPQPVAVPAAPAAQADSPACRALAGALPQRLGDYQRVPIAQPAPRGAAAWRAGPDSEPVVLRCGLDRPAEFVVGSPIQVVDRVQWFAVRPEQQSAGDAGRSTWYTVDRPVYVALTLPSGSGPTPIQQLSDVIDRTIAAVPINPGPPG; this comes from the coding sequence ATGATCGTCGCCGCGGTCGCGGTGGCCGTCGTGGCGATCGGGGTGATCCTGGTGATCGCGGCGAACCGCGAGGCGCCGCCGCAACCCGTGGCCGTTCCCGCCGCCCCGGCGGCACAGGCCGACAGCCCCGCGTGCCGGGCGCTGGCCGGGGCGCTGCCGCAGCGGCTCGGCGACTATCAACGCGTGCCCATCGCGCAACCGGCGCCCCGGGGCGCCGCCGCCTGGCGGGCCGGGCCGGACAGCGAGCCCGTGGTGCTGCGGTGCGGGCTCGACCGCCCGGCGGAGTTCGTGGTGGGCTCTCCGATTCAGGTCGTCGACCGGGTGCAGTGGTTCGCCGTGCGCCCCGAACAGCAGTCCGCCGGCGACGCGGGCAGGTCCACCTGGTACACCGTCGACCGGCCGGTTTACGTGGCGCTCACCCTGCCGTCCGGATCGGGCCCCACGCCGATCCAGCAACTCTCCGACGTGATCGACCGCACCATCGCTGCGGTGCCCATCAATCCGGGACCGCCCGGTTAG
- a CDS encoding thiamine-phosphate kinase: protein MRDDASHPTLQQLGEFAVIDRLVRGRRQPAAVVVGPGDDAAVVHAGDRRVAVSTDMLVQDRHFRLDWSTPHDVGRKAIAQNAADIEAMGGRPTAFVVAFGAPGDTPAADVDALVGGMWDEAQRIGAGIAGGDLVSCPQWVVSVTVLGDLDGRAPVLRSGAKAGSVIAVAGDLGRSAAGLALFDKGIEGFDALRRRHLIPHPPYGQGVAAAAGGAQAMIDVSDGLVADLRHVAEASAVAMDLSTAALAADHAALAAAAAAAGADPWAWVLGGGEDHALVACFAGPAPAGWRIIGRVLEGEPKVLVDGQEWAGYAGWQSYEG from the coding sequence GTGCGCGACGACGCATCACATCCCACCCTGCAGCAGCTGGGGGAGTTCGCCGTCATCGATCGCCTGGTGCGCGGCCGCCGCCAGCCGGCCGCGGTGGTGGTCGGCCCGGGCGACGACGCGGCCGTGGTGCATGCCGGGGATCGGCGGGTGGCGGTGTCGACCGACATGCTCGTGCAGGATCGGCATTTCCGCCTGGACTGGTCGACGCCGCACGATGTCGGCCGCAAGGCCATCGCCCAGAACGCCGCGGACATCGAAGCGATGGGAGGGCGGCCCACGGCCTTCGTGGTGGCGTTCGGCGCGCCCGGGGACACGCCTGCGGCCGACGTCGACGCACTGGTCGGCGGAATGTGGGACGAGGCGCAGCGCATCGGCGCAGGCATCGCCGGAGGCGATCTCGTCAGCTGCCCGCAGTGGGTGGTCTCCGTCACCGTGCTCGGCGACCTGGACGGCCGCGCCCCGGTGCTGCGGTCCGGGGCGAAGGCGGGGTCGGTGATCGCGGTCGCCGGTGACCTGGGCCGCTCGGCCGCGGGCCTGGCGTTGTTCGACAAGGGGATTGAGGGCTTCGACGCACTGCGCCGCCGGCATCTGATCCCGCACCCGCCCTACGGGCAGGGCGTGGCGGCGGCGGCCGGGGGAGCGCAGGCGATGATCGACGTGTCCGACGGTCTCGTTGCCGACCTCCGGCACGTCGCCGAGGCTTCCGCTGTGGCAATGGATCTGTCGACCGCGGCGCTCGCCGCGGACCACGCCGCCCTGGCCGCCGCGGCCGCCGCCGCGGGCGCCGACCCCTGGGCGTGGGTGCTGGGCGGCGGGGAAGACCATGCCCTGGTGGCCTGCTTCGCCGGGCCCGCCCCGGCCGGGTGGCGAATCATCGGGCGCGTTCTCGAGGGCGAGCCCAAAGTGCTCGTCGACGGGCAAGAGTGGGCAGGCTACGCGGGCTGGCAATCCTATGAGGGCTAG
- a CDS encoding uracil-DNA glycosylase: MTARPLTELVEQGWAAALEPVADRVADMGQFLRAEIAAGRKYLPAGPNVLRAFTFPFDDVRVLIVGQDPYPTPGHAVGLSFSVAPDVRPLPRSLANIFDEYAADLGHPQPSCGDLTPWAERGVMLLNRVLTVRPSNPASHRGKGWEAVTECAIRALAARSQPMVAILWGRDASTLKPILAEGNCVAIESPHPSPLSASRGFFGSRPFSRANELLTGMGADPIDWRLP; encoded by the coding sequence ATGACGGCGCGGCCGTTGACTGAACTCGTCGAGCAGGGCTGGGCGGCCGCGCTGGAGCCGGTGGCCGATCGGGTTGCCGACATGGGCCAGTTCCTGCGGGCCGAGATCGCGGCCGGGCGCAAGTACCTCCCGGCGGGCCCCAACGTGTTGCGGGCGTTCACGTTTCCGTTCGACGACGTCCGGGTGCTGATCGTCGGACAAGACCCCTATCCGACGCCGGGACACGCCGTGGGCCTGAGCTTTTCGGTGGCCCCCGATGTGCGTCCCCTGCCCCGCAGCCTGGCCAACATCTTCGACGAATACGCCGCCGACCTAGGCCATCCGCAGCCCTCGTGCGGCGACCTGACGCCATGGGCCGAGCGCGGGGTGATGTTGCTGAACAGGGTGCTCACCGTGCGCCCGAGTAATCCGGCGTCGCACCGGGGCAAGGGCTGGGAGGCGGTGACCGAGTGCGCGATCCGTGCGCTGGCCGCGCGCTCGCAGCCGATGGTGGCGATCTTGTGGGGGCGCGACGCGTCCACGCTGAAACCCATTCTGGCCGAGGGTAATTGCGTGGCAATCGAGTCGCCGCACCCGTCGCCGCTGTCGGCTTCCCGGGGATTCTTCGGGTCGCGTCCGTTCAGCCGCGCCAACGAACTCTTGACGGGCATGGGCGCCGACCCGATCGATTGGCGGCTGCCATGA
- a CDS encoding NADP-dependent oxidoreductase: MTALRAHRRGGPEQLVVERAPVPVPAAGEVLVAVHAAAITFDELTWEETWTRDGVSRTPVIPSHEVSGVVHETAPGVADFAPGDQVCGLIPFDRDGAAAEFVCVPASDLAPKPSTVSHAVAAALPLAGLTAWQALVDHAGVRAGESVLVHGGAGGVGALTVQLAAMLGARVTATVRSDAGDLVRGYGAARVIDVRTEGFDDAVYDVVIDTVGGETLDRSFPALRRGGRLVTLSAPPPAGRADEYGVTAIFFIVTPNSEQLTELAALVDRGRLRVEIAGTFPLEKGREAFESRGLPGRRPGKTVIVVRD; this comes from the coding sequence ATGACGGCGTTACGGGCGCACCGCCGCGGCGGCCCGGAGCAACTTGTCGTCGAGCGGGCGCCCGTGCCCGTCCCGGCGGCGGGCGAAGTTCTGGTGGCCGTGCACGCCGCCGCCATCACATTCGACGAGTTGACGTGGGAGGAGACCTGGACCCGAGACGGTGTCAGCCGGACGCCGGTGATTCCGTCGCACGAGGTCTCGGGCGTCGTCCACGAGACCGCCCCCGGTGTGGCCGATTTCGCACCCGGCGACCAGGTGTGCGGGCTGATCCCGTTCGACCGCGACGGCGCGGCGGCCGAATTCGTCTGCGTTCCCGCGTCGGACCTGGCCCCCAAGCCGTCGACGGTGTCGCACGCCGTCGCCGCCGCGCTGCCGCTGGCCGGCCTGACCGCGTGGCAAGCCCTGGTCGACCACGCGGGCGTGCGGGCCGGCGAGAGCGTGCTGGTGCACGGGGGCGCGGGCGGCGTGGGCGCCTTGACGGTCCAGCTGGCCGCGATGCTGGGCGCGCGCGTCACCGCGACCGTGCGCAGCGACGCCGGTGACCTGGTTCGCGGTTACGGCGCCGCCCGGGTGATCGATGTCCGCACCGAGGGATTCGACGACGCGGTCTACGACGTCGTGATCGACACCGTGGGGGGCGAGACGCTGGACCGCTCGTTTCCGGCTCTCCGCCGCGGTGGGCGACTGGTCACCCTGTCGGCCCCACCGCCGGCCGGCAGAGCCGACGAATACGGCGTCACGGCAATCTTTTTCATCGTCACGCCGAACTCCGAACAGCTGACCGAGCTCGCCGCGCTGGTCGACCGCGGACGGTTGCGCGTCGAGATCGCCGGGACGTTTCCGCTCGAGAAAGGCCGCGAGGCGTTCGAAAGCCGTGGACTGCCGGGCCGTCGCCCCGGCAAGACGGTCATCGTGGTTCGGGATTAG
- a CDS encoding HNH endonuclease signature motif containing protein: MGANSREEIVEVFDTFDHDVDRLCALSFDAFTTPERLRALERLERAYRRLRTPQHALINQLGAQASPEELGGSLRVGLADRLHITKGEAARRIAEAADLGERRGLTGQPLAPQLSATAAGQRHGLIGDGHIKVIRTFFARLPVEVDAVTRESAEADLAAKATGYRPDELARYAHRVMDWLHPDGDFSDAERARKRGITLGAQEFDGMSRLGGLVTPELRAAIEAMLAKLAAPGACNPDDETPVVDATPDEEAVRRDTRSPAQRNHDAFLAGLRGLLASGDLGQHHGLPVSIVVTTTLRDLESAAGKALTAGGTLVPMSDVIRWAGHAHHYLAIFDKGRSLALHHTKRFASPGQRIMLYAKDRGCTRPGCDAPAYHSEVHHVRGWTTTRRTDIDDLTLACGPDNRLAEKGWTTRTNAHGETEWIPPPHLDHGGPRTNSYHHPERFLRDGDEPG, from the coding sequence ATGGGAGCCAATAGCCGTGAGGAGATCGTCGAAGTTTTCGACACGTTCGACCACGACGTGGACCGCCTGTGCGCGTTGTCCTTTGACGCGTTCACCACCCCCGAGCGGCTGCGCGCCCTCGAGCGCCTGGAACGCGCTTACCGCCGGCTGCGCACCCCGCAGCACGCGTTGATCAACCAGCTCGGCGCGCAGGCCAGCCCCGAAGAGCTGGGCGGCTCGCTGCGGGTGGGGCTGGCCGACCGGTTGCACATCACCAAGGGCGAGGCCGCCCGGCGCATCGCCGAAGCCGCCGACCTAGGCGAGCGCCGGGGGTTGACCGGCCAGCCGTTAGCGCCCCAATTGAGCGCGACCGCGGCCGGCCAACGCCACGGGCTCATCGGCGACGGGCACATCAAGGTGATCCGTACCTTCTTCGCCCGTCTGCCCGTCGAGGTCGACGCGGTGACCCGCGAGTCCGCCGAAGCCGACCTGGCCGCCAAAGCCACCGGGTATCGGCCCGACGAATTGGCCAGATACGCCCACCGGGTCATGGATTGGCTGCACCCCGACGGGGATTTCAGCGACGCCGAACGGGCCCGCAAGCGTGGGATCACGCTCGGCGCTCAGGAATTCGACGGCATGTCGCGCCTCGGCGGGCTGGTGACCCCGGAGTTGCGGGCCGCGATCGAGGCCATGCTGGCCAAGCTGGCCGCGCCCGGCGCGTGCAACCCCGACGACGAAACCCCGGTGGTCGACGCGACACCTGATGAGGAAGCGGTGCGCCGCGACACCCGCAGCCCAGCTCAACGCAATCACGACGCCTTCCTGGCCGGACTTCGGGGTTTGCTTGCCTCCGGCGACCTGGGCCAGCACCACGGACTGCCCGTGTCGATCGTGGTCACCACCACGTTGCGGGACTTGGAATCCGCCGCCGGTAAGGCCCTAACGGCCGGCGGCACGCTGGTGCCCATGTCGGATGTGATCCGCTGGGCGGGCCACGCGCATCACTACCTGGCGATCTTCGACAAGGGCAGATCGCTAGCGCTGCACCACACCAAACGGTTCGCTTCCCCGGGGCAGCGAATCATGTTGTACGCCAAGGACCGTGGCTGCACTCGGCCGGGATGTGATGCGCCGGCCTACCACAGCGAAGTCCACCACGTGCGCGGCTGGACAACCACCCGCCGCACCGACATCGACGACCTCACGTTGGCCTGCGGCCCCGACAACCGGCTCGCAGAGAAAGGCTGGACCACGCGAACCAACGCCCACGGCGAAACCGAATGGATCCCACCACCACACCTCGACCACGGCGGACCTCGGACCAATAGCTACCACCATCCCGAAAGATTCCTCCGCGATGGTGACGAACCCGGTTGA